The proteins below come from a single Ignavibacteriales bacterium genomic window:
- the infC gene encoding translation initiation factor IF-3: protein MKYRVNQEIRIPEVRLIGPNGEAIGVVSIKDALKKSEEAQMDLVEIAPQATPPVCKIIDYGKFSYEIQKKEKLQKKKQQVSVLKEIRLHPNTDTHDFDFKARHAINFIEDGDKVKVSVIFKGRELAYTEIGETLLRKFLERLADVAKVEQEPKFEGRAMHAILAPSKSKKKK from the coding sequence ATAAAATATCGAGTCAACCAGGAAATTAGAATTCCAGAAGTTAGGCTCATAGGACCCAATGGAGAAGCTATTGGTGTTGTATCAATAAAAGATGCACTTAAAAAATCAGAAGAAGCTCAGATGGATTTGGTTGAGATTGCCCCTCAGGCAACCCCTCCGGTTTGCAAGATCATTGATTACGGCAAATTTTCATATGAGATTCAGAAAAAAGAGAAACTTCAGAAAAAGAAACAACAGGTTAGCGTATTAAAAGAGATTAGACTACATCCAAATACAGATACACATGATTTCGATTTTAAAGCAAGACACGCAATTAATTTTATAGAGGATGGCGATAAAGTAAAAGTATCTGTAATATTTAAAGGAAGAGAATTAGCATATACAGAAATAGGCGAGACATTGTTACGGAAATTCCTTGAACGCTTAGCAGATGTTGCTAAAGTTGAACAGGAACCAAAGTTTGAAGGAAGGGCAATGCACGCAATTTTAGCACCGTCAAAAAGCAAAAAGAAAAAATAA
- the coaE gene encoding dephospho-CoA kinase (Dephospho-CoA kinase (CoaE) performs the final step in coenzyme A biosynthesis.): protein MSKKLKIAVTGGIGSGKSLVTTIIEKSGYPVIRSDEVAKELMRKDEAIKRKIIKEFGPPSYNEKGLNTKYLAENIFTHPQKVEKINSIVHPPTINKIEELTSQLFLKSKIVFVESALIYEANIQDWFDYVILIYADEATRIARVMKRETITQEDLRNRIGSQISDEQKKGAADFVIENNSTTAELEKRTLFILNILKAIAE, encoded by the coding sequence TTGAGTAAAAAATTAAAAATAGCGGTTACCGGGGGAATCGGTTCGGGTAAATCACTCGTTACAACTATTATAGAAAAATCCGGCTATCCCGTAATCAGATCTGATGAAGTAGCAAAAGAATTGATGCGTAAAGACGAAGCGATTAAGAGAAAAATAATTAAAGAATTTGGTCCGCCTTCATATAACGAAAAAGGACTGAATACAAAATATCTTGCCGAAAATATATTTACGCATCCGCAAAAAGTTGAGAAGATCAATTCGATAGTTCATCCGCCTACGATTAATAAAATTGAAGAATTAACTTCGCAATTATTCTTAAAGAGCAAGATAGTCTTTGTTGAATCGGCTTTGATTTACGAAGCGAATATTCAAGATTGGTTCGATTATGTAATACTAATTTATGCTGATGAAGCAACACGGATAGCCCGCGTAATGAAAAGAGAGACAATTACACAAGAAGATCTTAGGAACAGGATCGGTTCTCAAATTTCCGACGAGCAGAAGAAGGGAGCAGCGGATTTTGTAATTGAGAACAATTCAACAACGGCTGAATTGGAGAAGCGGACTCTCTTTATTCTCAATATTTTAAAGGCAATTGCAGAGTAA
- the tsaD gene encoding tRNA (adenosine(37)-N6)-threonylcarbamoyltransferase complex transferase subunit TsaD yields MNVLGIESSCDETSVAVISEGKLLSNLISSQDFHTNYGGVVPELSSRAHLQILLPLVKQSLKESGITLNQIDLVSATAGPGLIGALLVGLTFAKGFAFSVNKPFIPVNHIEGHIFSGFLMEEKPEFPYLCLVVSGGHSLLLLVESETEIKKLGTTIDDAAGEAFDKISKLLGFGYPGGPKIQEAALNQRTNFVEFPIAQCKNEFDFSFSGLKTSVLRFIQKEYGDATKIPAEDLPLIAASFQYSAVKALVVNTDKALRKYKVNSISLVGGVAANKMLRNEFQKLAVKYKKKLVIPSPEFCGDNAAMIAYRGVQLHNAGIKYSFDFNAFPSLSDHTFIK; encoded by the coding sequence ATGAATGTTCTTGGGATCGAAAGCTCGTGTGATGAAACTTCCGTCGCGGTAATTTCCGAAGGAAAACTTCTTTCAAATCTGATTTCATCTCAAGACTTTCATACAAATTACGGCGGAGTTGTGCCCGAACTATCAAGCCGGGCACATCTTCAAATTTTACTCCCACTTGTGAAACAATCCTTAAAAGAATCCGGAATTACACTTAATCAAATCGATTTAGTCTCTGCCACGGCAGGCCCCGGTTTAATTGGTGCTCTCCTAGTAGGTTTAACTTTTGCAAAAGGTTTTGCTTTTAGTGTTAACAAACCTTTCATACCGGTAAATCATATTGAAGGACATATTTTTTCCGGATTCTTAATGGAAGAGAAACCGGAATTTCCTTATTTGTGCCTAGTGGTCTCCGGAGGGCATTCGTTACTTCTGTTAGTTGAAAGTGAAACAGAGATTAAAAAGCTCGGGACAACAATTGATGACGCGGCAGGAGAGGCATTCGATAAGATCTCTAAATTGTTGGGTTTTGGTTATCCCGGAGGACCGAAAATTCAAGAAGCGGCGTTAAACCAGAGGACCAACTTTGTCGAATTTCCGATTGCGCAATGCAAGAATGAATTTGATTTCTCTTTCAGTGGACTAAAAACTTCAGTACTTCGATTTATTCAAAAAGAATACGGCGACGCAACTAAGATTCCGGCTGAAGATCTTCCTTTAATTGCGGCATCATTCCAATACTCTGCCGTTAAAGCACTTGTGGTAAATACAGATAAAGCGCTTCGGAAATATAAAGTCAATTCAATTTCATTAGTCGGCGGTGTGGCTGCGAATAAAATGCTGAGAAATGAATTTCAAAAACTGGCAGTTAAGTATAAAAAGAAACTTGTAATTCCTTCTCCGGAATTTTGCGGTGATAACGCCGCGATGATTGCTTACCGGGGTGTACAGCTTCATAATGCAGGAATCAAGTATTCATTCGATTTTAATGCTTTCCCGAGTCTGAGCGATCACACTTTCATTAAATAA
- the rpmI gene encoding 50S ribosomal protein L35: protein MPKMKSNRGAAKTFRKTASGKIKRNKAFKSHILTSKSTKRKRGLRKSTLVSASEQKRITRLIQ, encoded by the coding sequence ATGCCAAAAATGAAAAGTAATCGTGGAGCGGCTAAAACATTTCGCAAAACCGCATCCGGAAAGATCAAAAGAAATAAAGCTTTTAAATCACACATACTTACTTCTAAATCTACCAAGAGAAAAAGAGGATTGAGAAAATCCACTTTAGTCTCTGCATCCGAACAGAAGCGTATAACCAGATTAATTCAATAA
- the pheT gene encoding phenylalanine--tRNA ligase subunit beta encodes MKISLNWLNDYINLKEISLEEILDKLTYAGLEVEEVEDQAKNYEKMVVGLVMEAKKHPNADKLSLCKVSDGKEEFNVVCGAPNVASGQKVVFAKVGSIIPNGKLKLEKAKIRGEVSFGMICSERELNISDNHEGIMVLNPSLKEGTSIADALEMNDVILEIAITPNRADALSHIGIARDLAALFNIPLKYPEIKLNESGKKSDELAAVEIIDVENCPRYVGKVVTNVVIKESPDWLKKRIKIIGSRPINNVVDVTNFILHEVGQPLHAFDLDKLNGKKIIVRSAGNDTKFTTLDSKERNLQPKDLMICDTKRAVAIAGVMGGENSEVTESTKNILIESAFFNPSSIRKTAKNLGLSTDASYRFERGTDPNITLWAARRAAQLIQETAGGEISFGEIDAFPKPIAIRSTKLRFSRLDQVLGYHIESTEVENILVSLGFEITDNSKGELNVNIPSYRHDVEREIDLIEEVARIYGYNKIPEVNKISVTLEEKVDHSAFDDKVRVYLNSLGFYEIITNSLLSEETANRFGKPVHVMNPQSSEMSHLRPSLLPGMMTTISNNLKVNEKDLQLFEIGKVFEKLSDAKIKSFDDFKESEQLLMIATGNFTRTEWFEKDRSFDIYDMKGLVNSLLVNLLPGVTFGDHFSENDFPFLDYGFQLTASGKILGVCGKLKKEICLLFDINQDVFLFQTHLDELKQILLPKRAFKDLLKFPKVYRDCAFVFDANIRSDEVTEVIKENGSNLLHNVKLFDIFQSESLGSGKKSLAFQLEYYDPAKTLTEEEIEKVFSKTVKSVEQKFNAHLRGA; translated from the coding sequence ATGAAAATTTCTCTCAATTGGTTAAATGATTATATCAATCTAAAAGAGATCTCATTAGAAGAGATTCTTGATAAATTGACTTATGCGGGATTGGAAGTAGAAGAAGTAGAAGACCAGGCAAAAAATTACGAGAAGATGGTTGTTGGATTAGTGATGGAAGCGAAGAAACATCCGAACGCAGATAAGTTATCGTTATGCAAAGTTAGCGACGGCAAAGAAGAATTTAATGTGGTTTGCGGTGCGCCAAATGTTGCGTCAGGGCAAAAAGTTGTTTTTGCTAAAGTTGGTTCAATTATTCCAAATGGAAAATTGAAATTAGAAAAAGCGAAGATCCGCGGTGAAGTTTCATTCGGAATGATCTGTTCGGAAAGAGAATTAAATATTAGCGATAATCACGAAGGCATAATGGTTTTAAATCCTTCTTTGAAAGAAGGAACATCTATTGCAGATGCACTTGAAATGAATGATGTAATTCTTGAAATTGCGATTACGCCGAACCGTGCCGATGCTTTAAGTCATATCGGTATTGCACGCGATCTAGCTGCGCTCTTCAACATTCCGTTGAAGTATCCCGAAATAAAATTAAATGAATCCGGCAAAAAATCGGATGAACTTGCTGCTGTTGAGATAATTGATGTTGAAAATTGTCCACGTTACGTTGGTAAAGTTGTTACAAATGTTGTTATAAAAGAATCGCCGGATTGGTTAAAGAAGAGAATAAAAATTATCGGTTCACGTCCGATAAATAATGTTGTTGATGTTACAAATTTTATTCTTCATGAGGTTGGACAACCGCTTCATGCATTCGATCTTGACAAGTTGAACGGAAAGAAAATAATTGTCCGCTCTGCCGGAAACGATACAAAATTTACAACGCTTGATTCTAAAGAGAGAAATCTTCAACCCAAAGATTTAATGATATGCGACACTAAGAGAGCTGTTGCTATTGCCGGAGTAATGGGAGGAGAAAATTCCGAAGTTACAGAATCGACAAAAAATATCTTAATAGAAAGCGCGTTCTTCAATCCATCTTCAATTAGAAAAACCGCGAAGAATCTTGGACTTTCGACGGATGCTTCATATCGATTTGAACGGGGAACCGATCCTAATATTACTTTGTGGGCTGCAAGGCGTGCGGCTCAATTAATCCAGGAAACTGCCGGCGGCGAAATTTCTTTTGGTGAGATTGACGCATTCCCAAAACCGATTGCTATAAGGAGTACAAAACTTCGTTTCTCTCGGCTCGATCAAGTGCTAGGTTATCATATTGAAAGCACAGAAGTCGAAAATATTCTAGTGAGCCTTGGATTTGAAATTACAGATAATTCCAAAGGTGAATTGAACGTAAATATTCCGTCATACCGCCATGATGTTGAAAGGGAAATTGATTTGATTGAAGAAGTGGCAAGAATTTACGGCTACAATAAAATTCCGGAAGTGAATAAAATTTCGGTAACTCTCGAAGAAAAAGTTGATCATTCGGCATTTGACGACAAAGTAAGAGTCTATTTAAACTCACTTGGGTTTTATGAAATAATAACGAATTCACTTTTGAGTGAAGAGACAGCAAACCGTTTTGGCAAACCGGTGCATGTGATGAATCCGCAGAGTAGTGAAATGTCACATTTGCGTCCTTCTTTGTTACCGGGAATGATGACAACCATTTCCAATAACTTGAAAGTAAATGAAAAAGATCTACAACTATTTGAAATTGGAAAAGTTTTTGAAAAATTGAGCGACGCAAAGATTAAGAGTTTTGACGATTTCAAAGAATCAGAACAATTACTGATGATAGCAACCGGGAATTTCACAAGAACAGAATGGTTTGAAAAAGACAGATCATTTGATATCTACGATATGAAAGGACTGGTTAATTCATTATTGGTGAATTTGTTACCGGGAGTCACATTCGGGGATCATTTTTCGGAAAACGATTTTCCATTCTTAGATTACGGATTTCAATTAACTGCAAGTGGAAAGATTTTAGGAGTCTGTGGAAAACTGAAAAAAGAAATTTGCTTGTTATTTGACATCAATCAGGATGTTTTCCTATTTCAAACTCATCTGGATGAATTGAAGCAAATTCTTCTTCCAAAGAGAGCATTCAAGGATTTGTTAAAATTTCCTAAAGTATACCGCGACTGTGCATTTGTTTTTGACGCGAATATCAGATCGGACGAGGTTACCGAAGTTATAAAGGAAAATGGTTCTAACTTGTTGCATAATGTAAAGTTATTTGATATCTTTCAAAGTGAAAGCTTAGGATCGGGTAAAAAGAGTCTTGCTTTTCAACTGGAATATTATGATCCGGCTAAAACATTAACTGAAGAAGAGATCGAAAAAGTATTTAGTAAAACGGTTAAATCAGTTGAACAAAAGTTTAATGCACATTTAAGAGGCGCTTGA
- a CDS encoding phenylalanine--tRNA ligase subunit alpha produces the protein MINKIDETRKSFDEDLSKVDSSAALEELRIKFLGRKGLVSQLFESLKDVSKEDKPKVGQALNQLKIHTQSKFDEMKENFEKSENKSESFVDLSLAGRTRTIGSKHILTQTLDEIKNIFKGLGFSVYEGPELESDYNNFEALNFAPDHPARDMQDTFFVTEDFLLRTHTSPVQVRLMTDKKPPLRAIMPGKVFRNEAISAKSYCLFHQVEGLYVDTDVTFAELKGTLVAFAKQFYGQDVKYRFRASFFPFTEPSAEMDVWWQPKGKEGRWLEVLGCGMVDPNVLNNVGIDPEKYCGYAFGMGVERTAMLKYGIGDIRILFDNDKRFLTQF, from the coding sequence ATGATTAACAAGATTGATGAAACCCGAAAAAGTTTTGACGAAGACCTCTCAAAGGTTGATTCATCCGCCGCACTTGAAGAACTGCGCATCAAATTCCTCGGCAGAAAAGGTTTAGTCTCTCAACTTTTTGAATCCCTCAAAGATGTTTCAAAAGAAGATAAACCGAAAGTTGGACAAGCACTCAATCAATTAAAAATCCATACTCAATCTAAATTTGATGAGATGAAAGAAAATTTTGAGAAGAGCGAAAACAAATCTGAAAGTTTTGTTGATTTATCTTTAGCTGGCAGAACTCGAACAATCGGAAGCAAACATATTCTCACTCAAACTTTAGATGAAATTAAAAATATATTTAAAGGACTCGGTTTTTCAGTCTATGAAGGACCGGAATTAGAATCCGATTACAATAATTTTGAAGCTTTAAATTTTGCACCCGATCACCCAGCACGTGATATGCAGGACACTTTCTTTGTTACAGAAGATTTTTTATTGAGAACGCATACTTCCCCGGTTCAAGTTAGATTGATGACGGATAAGAAGCCGCCGCTGCGCGCTATAATGCCTGGTAAAGTTTTTCGTAATGAAGCCATTAGCGCAAAAAGTTATTGTCTGTTCCATCAAGTTGAAGGTCTTTACGTTGATACAGATGTAACATTCGCAGAATTAAAAGGAACATTGGTAGCGTTCGCAAAACAATTCTATGGTCAAGACGTTAAGTATCGGTTTCGTGCAAGTTTTTTCCCATTTACAGAACCAAGTGCAGAGATGGATGTGTGGTGGCAGCCGAAAGGTAAAGAAGGACGGTGGCTTGAAGTTCTTGGATGCGGAATGGTTGATCCGAATGTGTTAAATAATGTTGGAATTGATCCGGAAAAATATTGCGGCTATGCTTTTGGAATGGGTGTAGAAAGAACAGCAATGCTTAAGTATGGTATAGGCGATATCAGAATTTTATTTGACAACGATAAAAGATTCTTGACTCAATTTTAA
- the rny gene encoding ribonuclease Y, protein MQVDLLIGIGVAAILVVLAFIVGWFINSKLGKNSLVNAKEKAERLIEEADKEAKNIKREKLLEVKDEWLKKKQEFDSEVNNKRQKLQNHEKQLESREESLEKKYDVVTQKEKVIKEAEKSIASQKEDLDRKHSELDRLVVDQNVRLEKIAQLTADEAKKMLMENMINKAKTDAAQSIKEIRDQAKIDGKKEAQRITIQAIQRTAVDHSVESTVSVVQIQNDEMKGRIIGREGRNIRAFEAATGVDVIVDDTPEAVILSAFDQFRREVARISLERLIADGRIHPARIEEVVAKVELELDEEIQKEGENTLIQLGLHGVHIELVKHIGKMKYRSSYGQNLLQHSIEVAYLTGIMAAELGLDTNLARRAGLLHDVGKTIDRNVEGPHALLGYDLTKKYNEHPIVVNAVGSHHEDIEMEHPIAALVQAADAISGARPGARREPLESYVKRLENLEAIAKSFEGVAKTYAIQAGREIRVVVEPDRVDDVFSDRLANEIAQKIQEEMEYPGQIKVMVIREVRKIAYAK, encoded by the coding sequence ATGCAGGTAGATTTGTTAATTGGAATTGGAGTTGCTGCCATTCTGGTAGTGCTGGCTTTTATTGTAGGTTGGTTTATTAATTCCAAACTTGGTAAAAATAGTCTTGTTAATGCAAAAGAAAAAGCTGAAAGATTAATTGAAGAAGCGGATAAAGAAGCAAAAAATATTAAAAGAGAAAAGCTTCTCGAAGTAAAAGATGAATGGCTAAAAAAGAAACAAGAATTTGATAGTGAAGTAAACAACAAAAGGCAAAAACTTCAGAACCACGAGAAACAATTAGAATCGCGTGAAGAAAGTCTTGAAAAAAAATATGATGTGGTTACTCAAAAAGAAAAAGTAATCAAAGAAGCAGAAAAAAGTATTGCATCTCAGAAAGAAGATCTTGATAGAAAACATTCCGAATTAGACCGCCTGGTAGTTGATCAAAATGTTCGCCTCGAAAAAATTGCACAATTAACGGCTGATGAAGCAAAAAAGATGTTGATGGAAAATATGATCAACAAAGCCAAAACCGATGCTGCACAATCAATTAAAGAAATTAGAGATCAAGCTAAAATCGACGGTAAAAAAGAAGCACAGCGTATTACAATTCAAGCAATTCAGAGAACTGCTGTTGATCATTCAGTCGAGTCAACTGTCTCTGTTGTCCAGATTCAAAACGATGAAATGAAAGGAAGAATTATTGGGCGTGAAGGCAGAAACATCCGCGCGTTCGAAGCTGCTACAGGTGTCGATGTGATCGTTGATGATACGCCTGAAGCCGTGATCCTATCGGCATTCGACCAATTCAGAAGAGAAGTGGCAAGAATTTCATTAGAAAGATTAATCGCGGATGGAAGAATTCATCCGGCAAGAATTGAAGAAGTAGTTGCAAAAGTTGAATTGGAACTTGATGAAGAAATTCAGAAAGAAGGCGAGAACACATTAATTCAACTAGGTTTACATGGTGTTCACATCGAATTAGTTAAGCATATTGGAAAGATGAAGTACCGTTCAAGCTACGGACAAAATTTATTACAGCACAGTATAGAAGTAGCTTATCTTACCGGAATCATGGCTGCGGAACTTGGTCTCGATACAAATTTAGCACGGCGTGCTGGATTGCTCCACGATGTAGGCAAAACGATTGACCGTAATGTCGAAGGTCCTCACGCATTACTGGGATACGATCTCACAAAAAAATATAACGAACATCCGATCGTAGTCAACGCGGTTGGAAGTCACCATGAAGATATTGAAATGGAACATCCGATTGCGGCTTTAGTACAGGCGGCAGATGCAATTAGCGGCGCAAGACCGGGTGCAAGAAGAGAACCTCTTGAGAGTTACGTCAAGCGCTTAGAGAACCTTGAAGCGATCGCTAAATCATTTGAAGGCGTTGCCAAGACTTACGCAATTCAAGCCGGCAGAGAAATTCGTGTTGTTGTTGAACCCGATAGAGTTGATGATGTTTTCTCAGACCGTCTGGCAAATGAGATTGCTCAAAAAATTCAAGAAGAAATGGAATACCCAGGACAAATTAAAGTTATGGTAATTAGAGAAGTTAGAAAGATTGCTTACGCGAAATAA
- the zapA gene encoding cell division protein ZapA has product MSEKKKLKVKIFDKEYSLLVENQEIAAELAEYVNTMMEETKEELPDQTKDTIAIIAALNIAYDLFVEKNKYREFSIQATDKIKKIKLLLNESKFMSNPS; this is encoded by the coding sequence ATGAGCGAAAAAAAGAAGCTGAAAGTAAAAATTTTTGATAAAGAATATTCACTGCTGGTAGAAAACCAGGAGATTGCTGCAGAGTTAGCTGAATATGTCAATACGATGATGGAAGAAACAAAAGAAGAGTTACCAGATCAAACGAAAGATACAATTGCCATCATTGCCGCTTTGAACATAGCATATGATTTATTTGTAGAAAAGAATAAATATCGTGAATTCAGCATTCAGGCGACAGACAAAATCAAAAAAATCAAGCTTCTTCTAAACGAATCCAAATTTATGTCTAACCCATCATAA
- a CDS encoding proline dehydrogenase family protein produces the protein MKLINSAIVSFVKILPKPVVHIFAKKYIAGNTLDDAVRVTKELNAMGILTTIDVLGEAVNNKRESELAKKECLEVLDAIEHHKLNANLSLKPTQLGLVLDKEFCYAQISEILEKAKGYDNFVRIDMEDSSATDLTFDLLHKMKEKYTKVGVVVQAYLRRTFDDVERENKEATNYRLCKGIYVEAEEIAFKGKQEVRDNFLKILELILDNGNYVGIATHDDYLVAGAYELIKKKNISKDKFEFQMLYGVKENLRDKINKDGYKVRIYVPFGEHWYKYSIRRLQENPAMAWHITKSIFSFN, from the coding sequence GTGAAACTAATTAATAGTGCTATTGTAAGTTTTGTAAAAATACTCCCGAAACCTGTTGTTCATATTTTTGCAAAAAAGTATATCGCCGGTAATACACTGGATGATGCAGTAAGAGTAACAAAAGAATTGAATGCAATGGGAATTCTTACAACCATTGATGTTTTAGGCGAAGCGGTGAATAATAAACGTGAATCTGAACTGGCTAAAAAAGAATGCTTGGAAGTTCTTGACGCGATTGAGCATCACAAACTAAATGCTAATCTTTCATTAAAACCGACACAATTAGGATTGGTACTGGATAAAGAATTTTGTTATGCTCAGATTTCTGAAATACTCGAGAAAGCAAAAGGATATGATAATTTTGTCAGAATTGATATGGAAGACTCATCAGCAACAGATCTAACTTTTGATCTTCTACACAAAATGAAAGAAAAATACACTAAAGTCGGTGTGGTGGTACAAGCTTATTTAAGAAGAACTTTTGATGATGTTGAAAGGGAGAATAAAGAAGCGACCAATTACCGTTTATGCAAAGGTATTTATGTTGAAGCCGAAGAAATTGCTTTCAAGGGGAAGCAGGAAGTAAGGGATAATTTCTTAAAAATATTAGAATTGATACTGGATAACGGGAACTATGTAGGGATAGCTACACATGATGATTATCTGGTAGCTGGCGCATATGAATTGATAAAAAAGAAAAATATTTCGAAGGATAAATTTGAATTTCAGATGCTCTACGGAGTAAAAGAAAATTTGCGAGATAAGATAAATAAGGACGGCTATAAGGTTCGAATTTATGTACCGTTCGGTGAACATTGGTACAAATATTCAATTAGAAGATTGCAAGAGAATCCTGCTATGGCATGGCATATTACAAAAAGCATTTTCTCTTTTAATTGA
- the rplT gene encoding 50S ribosomal protein L20, which produces MPRSVNHAASKAKRKKILKMAKGYWGARGNVYTIAKTAVEKGLQHAYRDRKLKKREFRSLWIVRINAASRLNGTTYSRLINALDKKGITINRKLLASMAIENPQAFTDIVKFAMN; this is translated from the coding sequence ATGCCAAGGTCAGTCAATCACGCAGCGTCAAAAGCGAAGCGTAAGAAAATTCTTAAAATGGCGAAGGGCTACTGGGGTGCCCGGGGCAATGTTTATACCATTGCTAAAACTGCAGTTGAAAAAGGTTTGCAGCACGCGTACAGAGACCGCAAACTTAAAAAGAGAGAATTCCGTTCATTATGGATTGTCAGAATTAACGCTGCATCTAGATTGAATGGCACAACATATTCGCGTTTAATTAATGCCCTCGATAAGAAAGGCATTACAATTAACAGAAAGTTATTAGCAAGTATGGCAATTGAAAATCCTCAAGCTTTTACAGATATCGTAAAATTTGCTATGAACTAA
- the mltG gene encoding endolytic transglycosylase MltG yields MPEVKKPNKPIITRKELVIVSAFFGFILILLIITFYSPNYYKNTEPVEIDIAHGSTLSQVIDSLYARKIIPNKMNMKIIAYLYGAEKKIKAGRYNIPNGLNYIKLVELLINGSPAAQILVTLPEGIWQTEVAQILKNNLHIDSAKVMELSKSRSFLNYLDLDVDNLEGYLMPESYYFYSNSSAEEILKKLKDEMDKFFTPKITARMKELRMTKNQILTLASIIDGESNLVSEFKTISGVYYNRLKIGMPLQADPTVQYLIRDKHKNRIFKKDLQIDSRFNTYKYYGLPPAPINNPGKDAIRAALYPEKNNYLYFVANGNGGHIFSKTNNEHELNVSRYRQWRRNQN; encoded by the coding sequence ATGCCTGAAGTGAAAAAACCTAATAAACCGATCATTACAAGAAAAGAACTTGTAATTGTTTCAGCTTTTTTCGGATTCATTCTAATCCTCCTGATCATAACATTTTATTCTCCAAATTATTACAAGAATACCGAACCGGTTGAGATTGATATTGCACACGGTTCGACGCTTTCGCAAGTGATTGATTCTCTTTATGCCCGTAAAATAATTCCGAACAAAATGAATATGAAGATAATTGCATATTTATACGGAGCGGAGAAAAAAATAAAAGCCGGCAGATATAATATTCCCAACGGATTGAATTACATTAAACTGGTTGAACTTCTTATTAACGGTTCCCCAGCGGCACAAATTTTAGTTACTTTGCCCGAAGGAATCTGGCAAACTGAGGTTGCTCAAATTTTGAAAAATAATTTACATATTGATTCTGCCAAAGTGATGGAGTTAAGCAAAAGCAGATCGTTTCTGAATTACCTGGACCTGGATGTTGATAATTTAGAAGGGTACCTTATGCCCGAAAGTTATTACTTCTATTCAAACAGCAGCGCTGAGGAGATATTAAAGAAACTGAAAGATGAGATGGATAAATTCTTCACTCCAAAAATTACTGCGCGTATGAAAGAACTGAGGATGACTAAAAACCAGATTCTTACATTAGCGTCAATTATTGACGGCGAATCGAATTTAGTTAGCGAGTTTAAAACTATTTCCGGTGTTTATTACAACAGGTTAAAAATCGGAATGCCTCTTCAAGCCGATCCGACAGTTCAATATTTGATCCGGGACAAACATAAAAACAGAATCTTCAAAAAAGATTTACAGATCGATTCAAGGTTCAATACATATAAATATTACGGCTTACCGCCCGCACCCATCAACAACCCGGGTAAAGACGCAATTAGAGCGGCACTCTATCCGGAAAAGAATAATTATTTATATTTTGTAGCAAACGGAAACGGCGGACATATATTTTCTAAAACCAACAACGAACATGAACTAAATGTGAGCCGGTACAGACAATGGCGAAGAAATCAAAATTAA